In the Vitis vinifera cultivar Pinot Noir 40024 chromosome 2, ASM3070453v1 genome, one interval contains:
- the LOC100261374 gene encoding uncharacterized protein LOC100261374, whose translation MEEKVEEEARASELESSVGLHPHGKLLSSYLGLSFSLFLALLPSSSSISQLSTLHLKLLQAEQELCRLKSRRKEDSKANARVVEIFAGHREGWRREEKRMVDQIHAAAEEIACLRARVAELERSEAELKARVEELTREVGEREEMLGFVAREREEMLGFVARESQYACLDDGKVRLPAAEAAEEEEEVGTVYGQPEFVASASKLWSAGDGLWQDVQYEPVEPLYHMKHFVARRESPWKVHGESTGVSSKLKLLEQELLNLERVGKSDLSKVPSLMRKQAKRYQALSGKIDDLCQRMQASDPCEPTLSSEFRTQRQTEFLLEAFRLQQRASETGQKFMALQTETGKSRMGGGGGEELGLSTKRSLDSIRNNLKEIQRNLEIWLARIIGDLEGILARDGASRVREYYISRYPFVQ comes from the exons ATGGAGGAGAAGGTGGAAGAAGAAGCAAGGGCATCAGAGTTAGAATCATCAGTGGGTCTACACCCCCATGGGAAGCTGCTCTCCTCCTACCTCGGCCTCAGCTTCTCCCTCTTCTTGGCCCTCCTCCCATCCTCCTCCTCAATCTCCCAGCTCTCGACCCTCCATCTCAAGCTGCTCCAAGCTGAACAAGAGCTCTGCCGCCTCAAGTCCCGCCGGAAGGAGGACTCCAAAGCCAACGCCAGAGTTGTTGAAATCTTCGCCGGCCACCGCGAAGGCTGGCGCAGGGAGGAGAAGCGTATGGTGGACCAGATCCACGCCGCCGCAGAAGAGATCGCCTGCCTGAGGGCCAGGGTGGCGGAGCTGGAGCGGTCCGAGGCCGAGCTGAAGGCCAGGGTGGAGGAACTCACCAGGGAAGTGGGGGAGAGGGAGGAGATGCTCGGGTTTGTGGCGAGGGAGAGGGAGGAGATGCTCGGGTTTGTGGCGAGGGAGAGCCAATACGCGTGTTTGGATGACGGGAAAGTTAGGCTTCCGGCGGCGGAAGCAgcggaggaggaggaggaggtgggGACGGTGTACGGTCAGCCGGAGTTTGTGGCTTCGGCTTCCAAGTTGTGGTCGGCCGGAGATGGTCTGTGGCAG GATGTACAGTATGAACCCGTCGAACCATTATATCATATGAAGCATTTTGTAGCAAG aaGGGAGTCACCTTGGAAGGTACACGGAGAATCAACAGGAGTGTCCTCTAAACTTAAATTACTAGAGCAGGAACTGCTGAATTTGGAAAGAGTTGGGAAGAGTGATCTATCAAAGGTGCCATCCTTGATGAGGAAACAGGCAAAGAGATACCAAGCTCTTTCCGGGAAGATTGATGATCTATGCCAAAGAATG CAAGCAAGCGATCCATGCGAGCCCACCCTGAGCTCAGAGTTCCGAACTCAAAGACAAACAGAGTTTCTGCTGGAGGCATTTCGACTCCAGCAGCGGGCATCAGAAACCGGTCAAAAGTTCATGGCATTACAAACAGAGACGGGGAAGAGTCGCatgggaggaggaggaggagaggaGCTGGGCCTGAGCACAAAGCGGTCACTGGACTCCATCAGAAACAACCTGAAAGAAATCCAGAGAAACTTGGAGATATGGTTGGCGAGAATCATCGGAGATCTGGAAGGCATTCTGGCCAGAGATGGCGCCTCACGTGTAAGGGAATACTACATCTCTAGATACCCTTTTGTTCAATAG
- the LOC100259727 gene encoding probable mitochondrial import inner membrane translocase subunit TIM21, which translates to MHHMKKHAVSSLKRRWSGIIKSPNGVCSLVEHKPSMCVSDAGLSGFSSIVSERTAFNPGTTNRLQVLIKSRNLRQSAVNANCIIKDVRGVDGTSVLSARWQTRERIVGFCSPYRPIETHGKSTVVPCFARSCASTASKSPEEKQSETRKDISTVEDPFDAPTYNIPEKPVTFAEGASYSVIILVGLGIAAAAGYAVFKELIFEPKEYKIFGKALKRVQEDGQVRVRIGSPITGYGQESRNRAARQRISNRIWTDEDGVEHVEVNFYIRGPHGAGKVYTEMFKDKVDKQWKFTYLIAEIKSPSPAQLMLESYVPA; encoded by the exons ATGCACCATATGAAGAAGCATGCAGTTTCATCCTTGAAGCGTAGATGGTCTGGTATTATAAAATCCCCAAATGGGGTTTGTTCCCTTGTGGAGCATAAGCCTTCAATGTGTGTATCTGATGCGGGTCTTTCTGGGTTCTCGTCTATAGTCTCTGAGAGGACTGCCTTCAATCCGGGTACCACAAACAGG CTGCAGGTATTAATTAAGTCAAGAAATCTGAGACAATCTGCTGTTAATGCCAACTGTATTATTAAG GATGTACGTGGAGTTGACG GAACCTCTGTTCTGTCTGCAAGGTGGCAGACAAGGGAACGGATAGTTGGCTTCTGCTCACCATACCGACCCATTGAAACCCATGGAAAAAGTACTGTGGTTCCATGCTTTGCTAGATCCTGTGCATCAACGGCTTCAAAGTCACCAGAAGAAAAACAATCTGAg ACCAGAAAAGACATATCTACTGTTGAGGACCCTTTTGATGCGCCTACATACAACATCCCAGAAAAGCCTGTGACGTTTGCAGAGGGAGCTTCTTACAGCGTTATTATTCTTGTAGGCCTTGGTATTGCAGCTGCTGCAGGATATGCTGTTTTCAAGGAGCTTATATTTGAACCGAAAGA GTACAAAATTTTTGGGAAGGCTCTCAAAAGGGTTCAAGAAGACGGTCAG GTTCGGGTCAGAATTGGATCCCCTATTACTGGTTATGGCCAGGAAAGTAGGAATCGTGCTGCTCGCCAACGGATTTCCAATAGGATTTGGACTGATGAAGATGGTGTTGAACATGTAGAG GTTAACTTCTATATTCGTGGCCCTCATGGAGCTGGCAAAGTTTACACAGAAATGTTTAAAGACAAGGTGGACAAGCAGTGGAAATTTACATACTTGATTGCTGAAATCAAATCTCCTTCCCCAGCACAGTTGATGCTAGAGTCATATGTTCCTGCTTGA